From Thermococcus sp.:
GGAGCGGGAGGAAGGTGTACTTCTCTCCAATCCTTTCGGAGGCGCCTTCTTCCCTGTCAACGACGACAGCGATGGCAACAACTCTTCCCCCTTCCCTTTCAATGACTTCTGCAGCTCTTAAGACGCTTCCTCCAGTTGTTGTGACGTCTTCCACAAGGAGAACCCTCTCACCGGGCTTTATCTCGCCTTCAATCTGACTCCCGGTGCCGTGGCCCTTCGGCCTCTTCCTGACTATTACGAGGGGCTTTCCGGTTTCGAGGGCTAAGGCTGTTGCTATAGGAACCGCCCCAAGCTCAGGTCCAGCCACCTTCTCAAAGTCCGTTCCCCTTACCATCTCTGCAATCATCCCCGCAATCAGCTTAAGGGCCCTCGGGTTGGTTGTCAGCTTCTTCACGTTGATGTAGTAGTTGCTCTCCTTTCCTGATGTCAGGACGAAGTGGCCGAAGAGCACCGCCCCCTCGTCAAAAAACATCTTTATCAGCCTTTTCTTTGCTCCCCCCATGGCAACCCTACTCCAATTAAGGGGAGACCTTAAAAATCTGCCGGGGCAAGCTTTAAAAATACTACCTCAAAAAGTCATCGGTGGTAGCATGCTGGAGGTAATGGGGCTAATCGGATACGTCATTGCGGTCGTTATAGTTGGAATAAAGCTCTACTTCAAGACGGACGGCTGGATGGCGAAAGTTGACAGGGTAACTCCCTTTGTAGAGACTTCTACTGTTGTTAAATACGCCCTACTGGCGTTCATTCTGGCTCTCTTCCTCGAAGGGGCAATTCTATATCTCTTCCACTCGGAGTCACTGACTGTCACGCTCCTTGCCCTCGTGCTTGGAGTTGGCCTCATAGAGGAAGGGGCCAAGCTCCTACCCTACCTCTCCTCAAGGGGTAGCGAGCTCTACCGCTGGCATCTCACCGTAAAGGTTGCCTTAGCTTTTGCGGTAATCGAGGCCGTCCTCTACGGACTGGTGCTCTT
This genomic window contains:
- a CDS encoding PrsW family glutamic-type intramembrane protease, which translates into the protein MLEVMGLIGYVIAVVIVGIKLYFKTDGWMAKVDRVTPFVETSTVVKYALLAFILALFLEGAILYLFHSESLTVTLLALVLGVGLIEEGAKLLPYLSSRGSELYRWHLTVKVALAFAVIEAVLYGLVLFFSGNIFGALIRIIVVMFHVAFTTIALGDALEGDAVLGYLKASALHSLYDAPVLLAFAGAPVLIIAVVSVIALIYTYSSVDEAFGRAYAKAKRELEERKRKAQEFWAERGVEVAGSDLTSSL
- the pyrE gene encoding orotate phosphoribosyltransferase — its product is MGGAKKRLIKMFFDEGAVLFGHFVLTSGKESNYYINVKKLTTNPRALKLIAGMIAEMVRGTDFEKVAGPELGAVPIATALALETGKPLVIVRKRPKGHGTGSQIEGEIKPGERVLLVEDVTTTGGSVLRAAEVIEREGGRVVAIAVVVDREEGASERIGEKYTFLPLLKVSEILGGSPGDEGIKDIPELLPP